In Jeotgalibacillus aurantiacus, the following are encoded in one genomic region:
- the tpiA gene encoding triose-phosphate isomerase gives MRKPIIAGNWKMNKTAAEAKAFTEEVAGKVPSADKVDAVICSPALFLESLVGLTGNSDVAVGAQNMHFEDNGAFTGEISPVALKDLGVQYVILGHSERRELFNETDEAVNKKTHAAFNHGLTPIVCVGETLEQRENNETKDFVAGQVKAALEGLSEEQVKNTVIAYEPIWAIGTGKSSTAEDANEVCAHVRAVVAEAVSKDAADAVRIQYGGSVKPANIKEYMDQSDIDGALVGGASLEADSFLALLEAGANA, from the coding sequence ATGCGTAAACCGATTATTGCAGGAAACTGGAAAATGAATAAAACAGCTGCAGAAGCAAAAGCATTTACAGAAGAAGTAGCAGGTAAAGTACCTTCTGCTGACAAAGTGGATGCTGTGATCTGCTCGCCGGCTCTTTTCCTTGAAAGCCTTGTTGGCTTAACAGGAAATTCAGACGTAGCAGTAGGTGCACAGAACATGCACTTTGAAGACAATGGTGCGTTTACAGGTGAAATCAGCCCTGTCGCACTAAAAGACCTTGGCGTTCAATATGTGATTTTAGGTCACTCTGAGCGTCGTGAACTGTTCAACGAAACAGATGAGGCTGTGAATAAAAAGACTCACGCTGCATTCAACCACGGCCTTACACCAATCGTGTGTGTAGGTGAAACGCTTGAACAGCGCGAAAATAACGAAACAAAAGATTTCGTTGCCGGTCAGGTAAAAGCAGCGCTTGAAGGCTTAAGTGAGGAGCAGGTGAAAAATACTGTGATCGCTTATGAGCCAATCTGGGCCATTGGAACGGGTAAATCGTCTACAGCTGAAGATGCCAATGAAGTATGTGCACACGTACGTGCTGTCGTGGCTGAAGCGGTATCTAAAGACGCAGCAGATGCAGTCCGTATCCAGTACGGCGGCAGTGTAAAACCTGCAAATATTAAAGAATATATGGACCAAAGTGATATTGACGGCGCCCTTGTTGGTGGTGCAAGCTTAGAAGCGGATTCATTCCTTGCACTTCTGGAGGCTGGAGCGAATGCCTAA
- the gpmI gene encoding 2,3-bisphosphoglycerate-independent phosphoglycerate mutase: MPKAPVALIILDGFALRDETKGNAVAQANKPNFDRYWETYPHNTLTASGEAVGLPGGQMGNSEVGHLNIGAGRTVYQNLTRINISIREKEFFSIPEFLRAVDNAKRHNKALHIMGLLSDGGVHSHYSHLFALLELAKQEGLTNVYVHGFLDGRDVGPSTALQYIADTEAKMKEIGVGEFASISGRYYAMDRDNRWERVEKSYRVMVDGVGPSYSSAEEGVQASYDEKVYDEFVIPFVIEKDGALVGRIEDQDSVVFFNFRPDRAIQISSALTNPDFEGFDLGENKPEKLQFVSFTHYSDKVQADVAFKSEDLKNTIGEVLSSNGLTQLRIAETEKYPHVTFFMSGGREKVFPGEERILIDSPKVATYDLQPEMSAYEVTDALLEAINQDKFDAILLNFANPDMVGHSGMLEPTIKAIEAVDECLGKIVDLIHEKGGHAIITADHGNSDEVITTDDKPMTAHTTNPVPVIVTKEGVELRDGGILGDLAPTMLDLLKVEKPEEMTGDSLIKK, encoded by the coding sequence ATGCCTAAAGCACCTGTTGCCCTCATTATCCTGGACGGTTTTGCCCTTCGTGATGAAACAAAGGGAAACGCTGTTGCACAGGCAAATAAGCCGAATTTTGACCGTTACTGGGAAACCTATCCTCATAACACGCTGACAGCAAGCGGTGAAGCTGTCGGACTTCCGGGAGGACAAATGGGTAACTCAGAGGTTGGTCATTTAAATATCGGTGCCGGCCGTACGGTTTATCAGAACCTGACGCGCATCAACATCTCCATTCGTGAAAAGGAATTTTTCTCTATCCCGGAATTCCTTCGCGCAGTAGATAATGCCAAGCGTCATAACAAGGCTCTTCACATTATGGGTCTGTTATCTGATGGCGGCGTGCACAGCCATTACAGCCACCTGTTTGCACTGCTTGAGCTTGCAAAACAGGAAGGGCTGACAAATGTTTATGTTCACGGCTTCCTTGACGGCCGCGACGTAGGACCTTCAACAGCGCTTCAGTATATTGCGGATACGGAAGCAAAAATGAAGGAAATCGGCGTCGGCGAATTTGCGTCAATCTCGGGACGCTATTATGCCATGGACCGTGACAATCGCTGGGAACGCGTTGAGAAATCCTACCGTGTGATGGTTGACGGTGTGGGTCCTTCCTACAGTTCTGCTGAAGAAGGTGTTCAGGCTTCCTACGATGAAAAAGTGTATGATGAATTCGTGATTCCATTTGTCATTGAAAAAGATGGAGCGCTTGTTGGGAGAATCGAGGACCAGGATTCTGTTGTCTTCTTCAACTTCCGGCCTGACCGTGCAATCCAGATTTCATCGGCTTTAACGAATCCGGACTTCGAAGGATTTGACCTTGGAGAAAACAAACCTGAAAAGCTGCAGTTCGTATCCTTTACGCACTACAGTGACAAAGTTCAGGCAGATGTTGCCTTCAAGAGTGAAGATTTGAAAAACACAATCGGAGAAGTGCTGTCCTCAAATGGATTAACGCAGCTCCGTATTGCTGAAACAGAAAAGTATCCTCACGTGACGTTCTTTATGAGCGGTGGACGTGAAAAAGTGTTCCCGGGTGAGGAACGTATTCTCATCGATTCGCCAAAGGTGGCAACGTACGATTTACAGCCTGAAATGAGCGCTTACGAAGTGACGGACGCGTTACTTGAAGCAATCAATCAGGACAAATTCGATGCCATCCTTTTAAACTTTGCCAACCCGGATATGGTTGGACACAGTGGTATGCTTGAGCCTACCATCAAAGCGATTGAAGCCGTTGACGAATGTCTTGGCAAAATCGTGGATCTGATCCATGAAAAAGGCGGCCATGCCATTATCACAGCAGATCATGGTAACTCAGACGAAGTCATTACGACAGATGACAAGCCAATGACTGCACACACAACAAACCCTGTCCCTGTGATCGTCACAAAAGAGGGTGTGGAGCTTCGCGACGGAGGAATCCTTGGCGACCTGGCCCCAACGATGCTTGATCTTCTGAAGGTTGAAAAGCCGGAGGAAATGACAGGTGATTCTTTAATTAAAAAGTAA
- a CDS encoding DUF1540 domain-containing protein — MEQIIMCEVDSCKFNREGSRCGAEKIFVGAHKGHADSSDETDCKTFEHV, encoded by the coding sequence ATGGAGCAAATCATTATGTGCGAAGTGGATAGCTGTAAATTTAACCGGGAAGGCAGCAGGTGTGGGGCGGAAAAGATTTTTGTCGGTGCCCACAAAGGCCATGCCGACTCCAGTGACGAAACGGATTGCAAGACGTTTGAGCATGTATAA
- the eno gene encoding phosphopyruvate hydratase — translation MPFIVDVYAREVLDSRGNPTVEVEVITESGAFGRALVPSGASTGEYEAVELRDGDKGRYLGKGVLKAVENVNNIIAPELIDSYSVLDQVSIDKAMIELDGTENKSKLGANAILGVSMAVAHAAADYLDIPLYQYLGGVNAKQLPVPMMNIVNGGEHADNNVDIQEFMVMPVGAETFREALRMGAEIFHALKAVLQAKGLNTAVGDEGGFAPNLSSNEEALSTIIEAIEKAGYKPGEEVVLAMDVAASEIFNKEDGKYHLSGEGVVKTSAEMVDWYAELADKYPIVSIEDGLDENDWDGFKLLTEKIGDRVQLVGDDLFVTNTTKLSQGIEQGIGNSILIKVNQIGTLTETFDAIEMAKRAGYTAVISHRSGETEDATIADIAVATNAGQIKTGAPSRTDRVAKYNQLLRIEDQLAATAQYLGAKTFYNLR, via the coding sequence ATGCCATTTATTGTAGATGTGTATGCACGCGAAGTATTAGACTCACGCGGCAACCCAACAGTAGAAGTGGAAGTTATTACAGAAAGCGGCGCATTTGGCCGTGCATTAGTACCATCTGGTGCATCAACTGGTGAATACGAAGCAGTTGAACTTCGTGACGGCGACAAAGGCCGTTACCTTGGAAAAGGCGTTCTGAAAGCAGTTGAGAACGTAAACAACATCATCGCACCTGAACTGATCGACAGCTACTCAGTACTTGATCAGGTTTCAATCGACAAAGCGATGATCGAGCTTGATGGAACTGAAAACAAGAGCAAGCTTGGCGCTAACGCAATCCTGGGTGTATCTATGGCCGTTGCACACGCTGCAGCTGACTACCTTGATATCCCACTTTATCAGTACCTTGGCGGCGTAAACGCGAAGCAGCTTCCGGTACCAATGATGAACATCGTAAACGGTGGAGAGCACGCTGACAACAACGTGGACATCCAGGAATTCATGGTTATGCCTGTAGGTGCTGAAACATTCCGTGAAGCACTTCGCATGGGCGCAGAAATCTTCCACGCACTTAAAGCAGTACTTCAGGCAAAAGGCTTGAACACAGCTGTAGGTGACGAAGGTGGATTTGCTCCAAACCTAAGCTCTAACGAAGAAGCACTTTCAACAATCATCGAAGCAATCGAAAAAGCTGGCTACAAGCCAGGCGAAGAAGTTGTTCTTGCGATGGACGTAGCAGCTTCTGAAATCTTCAACAAAGAAGACGGCAAATACCACCTGTCAGGCGAAGGCGTTGTGAAAACATCTGCTGAAATGGTTGACTGGTATGCTGAGCTTGCTGACAAGTACCCAATCGTATCAATCGAAGACGGTCTTGACGAAAATGACTGGGATGGCTTCAAGCTTCTAACTGAAAAAATCGGTGACCGCGTACAGCTTGTTGGTGACGATCTATTCGTTACAAACACAACGAAGCTTTCACAGGGAATCGAGCAGGGTATTGGTAACTCTATCCTGATCAAAGTGAACCAGATCGGTACACTGACTGAAACATTTGACGCAATCGAAATGGCAAAGCGCGCTGGTTACACAGCTGTTATCTCTCACCGTTCTGGTGAAACAGAAGATGCAACGATCGCTGACATCGCTGTTGCGACAAACGCTGGTCAAATCAAGACTGGTGCTCCATCACGTACAGACCGCGTTGCGAAGTACAATCAGCTTCTTCGTATCGAAGATCAGCTGGCTGCAACGGCTCAGTACCTTGGTGCAAAAACGTTTTATAACCTTCGCTAA